From one Pelecanus crispus isolate bPelCri1 chromosome 21, bPelCri1.pri, whole genome shotgun sequence genomic stretch:
- the CHMP7 gene encoding charged multivesicular body protein 7 isoform X1, whose product MCSPGRAPPGPAPAGDLPPEWETDDERMAFLFSAFKQSREVNSTEWDSKMAFWVGLVLARGRRRGAVRTCLRELQHSFERRGSLPLGLGTVLRELLRRGKLQRESDFMASVDSSWISWGVGVFILKPLKWTLSSVLGDSKIPEEEEVLIYVELLQEKAEEVYRLYQNSVLSSHPVVALSELRSLCASVCPDERTFYLLLLQLQKEKRVTILEQNGEKIVKFARGLHAKVSPMNDVDIGVYQLMQSEQLLSQKVESLSQEAEKCKEDARSACRAGKKQLALRCLKSKRRTERRIEELHSKLDAVQGILDRIYASQTDQMVFNAYQAGVGALKLSMRDVTVEKAENLVDQIQELCDTQDEVAQTLAGVGINGLAEMDTEELEKELDSLLQDSTKEPADLPPVPHKVLNPPISDAELEAELEKLSISHGDLAQKTPSASSEPKTALGLNL is encoded by the exons ATGTGCAgcccggggcgggcgccgcctgggccggccccggcgggggaCCTGCCGCCCGAGTGGGAAACGGACGACGAGCGTATGGCTTTCCTCTTCTCGGCCTTCAAGCAGAGCCGCGAGGTGAACAGCACCGAGTGGGACAGCAAGATGGCCTTCTGGGTCGGGCTGGTGCtggcccgcggccgccgccggggagcCGTGCGTACCTGCCTgagggagctgcagcacagcttcGAGCGGCGCGGCAGCCTCCCGCTCGGCCTCGGCACCGTCCTCCGGGAGCTCCTCAG ACGTGGCAAGCTGCAGAGGGAGTCAGACTTCATGGCCAGTGTAGACAGCAGCTGGATCTCCTGGGGTGTGGGAGTCTTCATTCTGAAGCCCCTGAAGTGGACCCTCTCCAGTGTGCTGGGTGACAGTAAAATacctgaggaagaggaggttcTGATTTATGTGGAGCTGCTTCAG gagaaggcagaggaagtTTATCGCCTGTATCAGAACTCTGTGCTTTCTTCTCACCCTGTTGTTGCGCTCTCGGAGCTACGTTCCCTCTGTGCCAGTGTTTGTCCAGATGAAAGGACATTCTACTTGttgctgcttcagctgcagaaggaaaagagggtCACGATCCTGGAACAGAATGGAGAGAAG ATAGTGAAGTTTGCCCGAGGTCTTCATGCCAAAGTCTCCCCAATGAATGATGTGGACATCGGAGTGTATCAGTTGATGCAAAGCGAACAGCTGCTGTCACAGAAGGTGGAGTCCCTTTCCCAGGAAGCAGAGAA GTGTAAAGAGGATGCACGGAGTGCTTGTAGAGCTGGGAAAAAGCAGTTG GCACTGAGATGTTTGAAGTCCAAACGAAGGACAGAAAGGCGCATTGAAGAGCTTCATTCCAAGCTGGATGCAGTGCAGGGGATCTTGGATCGTATATACGCCTCCCAGACTGACCAGATG gtatttaaTGCCTATCAGGCTGGTGTGGGAGCTCTGAAACTGTCTATGAGAGATGTTACTGTGGAGAAGGCAGAGAACCTGGTGGATCAGATACAAGAG CTTTGTGATACTCAAGATGAAGTAGCCCAGACTCTGGCTGGAGTGGGGATCAATGGTCTAG CAGAGATGGATACTGAGGAACTTGAGAAGGAGCTGGACAGTCTCCTCCAGGACTCGACTAAGGAGCCTGCAGATCTGCCTCCTGTTCCCCATAAGGTGCTGAATCCACCCATTTCTGATGCTGAGCTTGAAGCTGAATTGGAAAAGCTCTCCATTTCTCATGGAG ATTTGGCACAAAAGActccctctgcttcctctgaACCCAAAACAGCTCTGGGACTGAATCTCTAA
- the CHMP7 gene encoding charged multivesicular body protein 7 isoform X2, producing the protein MCSPGRAPPGPAPAGDLPPEWETDDERMAFLFSAFKQSREVNSTEWDSKMAFWVGLVLARGRRRGAVRTCLRELQHSFERRGSLPLGLGTVLRELLRRGKLQRESDFMASVDSSWISWGVGVFILKPLKWTLSSVLGDSKIPEEEEVLIYVELLQEKAEEVYRLYQNSVLSSHPVVALSELRSLCASVCPDERTFYLLLLQLQKEKRVTILEQNGEKIVKFARGLHAKVSPMNDVDIGVYQLMQSEQLLSQKVESLSQEAEKCKEDARSACRAGKKQLALRCLKSKRRTERRIEELHSKLDAVQGILDRIYASQTDQMVFNAYQAGVGALKLSMRDVTVEKAENLVDQIQELCDTQDEVAQTLAGVGINGLEMDTEELEKELDSLLQDSTKEPADLPPVPHKVLNPPISDAELEAELEKLSISHGDLAQKTPSASSEPKTALGLNL; encoded by the exons ATGTGCAgcccggggcgggcgccgcctgggccggccccggcgggggaCCTGCCGCCCGAGTGGGAAACGGACGACGAGCGTATGGCTTTCCTCTTCTCGGCCTTCAAGCAGAGCCGCGAGGTGAACAGCACCGAGTGGGACAGCAAGATGGCCTTCTGGGTCGGGCTGGTGCtggcccgcggccgccgccggggagcCGTGCGTACCTGCCTgagggagctgcagcacagcttcGAGCGGCGCGGCAGCCTCCCGCTCGGCCTCGGCACCGTCCTCCGGGAGCTCCTCAG ACGTGGCAAGCTGCAGAGGGAGTCAGACTTCATGGCCAGTGTAGACAGCAGCTGGATCTCCTGGGGTGTGGGAGTCTTCATTCTGAAGCCCCTGAAGTGGACCCTCTCCAGTGTGCTGGGTGACAGTAAAATacctgaggaagaggaggttcTGATTTATGTGGAGCTGCTTCAG gagaaggcagaggaagtTTATCGCCTGTATCAGAACTCTGTGCTTTCTTCTCACCCTGTTGTTGCGCTCTCGGAGCTACGTTCCCTCTGTGCCAGTGTTTGTCCAGATGAAAGGACATTCTACTTGttgctgcttcagctgcagaaggaaaagagggtCACGATCCTGGAACAGAATGGAGAGAAG ATAGTGAAGTTTGCCCGAGGTCTTCATGCCAAAGTCTCCCCAATGAATGATGTGGACATCGGAGTGTATCAGTTGATGCAAAGCGAACAGCTGCTGTCACAGAAGGTGGAGTCCCTTTCCCAGGAAGCAGAGAA GTGTAAAGAGGATGCACGGAGTGCTTGTAGAGCTGGGAAAAAGCAGTTG GCACTGAGATGTTTGAAGTCCAAACGAAGGACAGAAAGGCGCATTGAAGAGCTTCATTCCAAGCTGGATGCAGTGCAGGGGATCTTGGATCGTATATACGCCTCCCAGACTGACCAGATG gtatttaaTGCCTATCAGGCTGGTGTGGGAGCTCTGAAACTGTCTATGAGAGATGTTACTGTGGAGAAGGCAGAGAACCTGGTGGATCAGATACAAGAG CTTTGTGATACTCAAGATGAAGTAGCCCAGACTCTGGCTGGAGTGGGGATCAATGGTCTAG AGATGGATACTGAGGAACTTGAGAAGGAGCTGGACAGTCTCCTCCAGGACTCGACTAAGGAGCCTGCAGATCTGCCTCCTGTTCCCCATAAGGTGCTGAATCCACCCATTTCTGATGCTGAGCTTGAAGCTGAATTGGAAAAGCTCTCCATTTCTCATGGAG ATTTGGCACAAAAGActccctctgcttcctctgaACCCAAAACAGCTCTGGGACTGAATCTCTAA